Proteins co-encoded in one Cupriavidus nantongensis genomic window:
- a CDS encoding helicase-related protein: MKLIHNTGADRVIDLMRPHLKHGNQLGCVTPSFSLFAFAELRDALTALERVQLVLPPGDAELGFLGVEGDRAARNRLQVRWLANQCAKWIGDKVDLRRAAGPVPQGAAVIRNGQEQPEQVVLGSFAFSTDGLGLTPGNPLSLIQASESADEAAQLARWFDHQWAALRTHSADANSGREVLLEALRTIGEHRDPFSLYALILHHLFRDSGDEMDEERIVKSATGIRNTVVWKKLFKFQRDGVVGAIDKLNRFGGCIIADSVGLGKTFEALAIIKYHELRNDRVLVLAPKRLRDNWTLYKANDKRNVLAADRFNYDVLNHTDLSRDGGTSGDIDLSHVNWGNYDLVVIDESHNFRNKATHKGKESRYDRLMRRIIKEGVKTRVLMLSATPVNNRLADLRNQIAFVTEGDDTALLEHGIASIEATTRKAQTQFNRWLNLDESEKTPARLVEMLGFDYFTLLDHLTIARSRKHIEKYYGTSETGRFPDRLPPINIKADVDRAGEFRSIRDINLEIRRLNLASYAPLRYVLPHKQAAYDAKYSTQIRGGESFFRQVDREESLIHLLRVNVLKRMESAVSSFTLTVERQLRDVETMLARIEASASDIEEIDIADVDIDDPAFETLLVGRKVKVLLSDVDLIRWKQDLIEDRNRLATLLAAAKQVDAARDAKLAALRNMIEDKCRNPINAGNRKFIVFTAFADTAEYLYAQLAPWAKATLGIESALVTGSGRNQSTLPHLRKDLASILTAFSPRSKERPADLADEGELDLLFATDCISEGQNLQDCDWLINYDIHWNPVRIIQRFGRIDRIGSPNERIQLVNFWPNMELEEYINLEQRVSGRMVLLDVSATGEENLIEQQSGNPMNDLEYRRKQLLKLQDTVIDLEDLSTGVSITDLTLTDFRIDLAQHLKAHPGKLDKQPLGAYAVTTSIDADIPPGVIFCLRAEGPAAHKAKESDYPLAPHYLVHVGDDGAVLLPYTQAKRILDRLKRLALGRDLPDAGACARFDKATKHGEDMRHAQKLLAASVASVVGKNEERAVASLFSPGGTHAIKGEFAGSNDFEVLAFMVALSQE; this comes from the coding sequence ATGAAACTGATCCACAACACGGGCGCAGACCGCGTCATCGACCTAATGCGCCCCCATCTAAAGCATGGCAACCAGCTCGGCTGCGTGACCCCGTCGTTCTCCCTCTTCGCGTTTGCAGAGTTGCGAGATGCGCTCACGGCGCTGGAACGCGTCCAGCTCGTTCTGCCTCCCGGCGACGCGGAGTTGGGGTTCTTGGGTGTCGAAGGCGATCGTGCCGCACGCAACCGCCTACAGGTCCGGTGGCTAGCCAACCAGTGTGCGAAATGGATCGGCGACAAGGTCGACTTGCGCCGAGCTGCGGGCCCGGTGCCGCAAGGGGCGGCAGTCATACGAAATGGTCAAGAGCAGCCGGAGCAGGTAGTTCTCGGTTCCTTTGCTTTCAGCACCGATGGGCTCGGCTTGACTCCGGGAAACCCATTAAGCTTGATCCAGGCTTCCGAGTCGGCCGATGAAGCCGCGCAACTTGCCAGATGGTTCGATCATCAATGGGCCGCTCTGCGGACTCACTCTGCGGACGCCAACAGTGGGCGTGAAGTTTTACTCGAAGCTCTCCGCACGATTGGCGAGCACCGCGACCCCTTCTCCTTGTATGCACTCATCCTGCATCACCTGTTTCGCGACAGTGGCGATGAAATGGACGAGGAGCGCATCGTCAAGTCCGCCACGGGTATCCGCAATACGGTGGTGTGGAAGAAGCTCTTCAAATTCCAGCGTGATGGTGTGGTCGGCGCCATCGACAAGCTCAACCGCTTCGGCGGCTGCATCATCGCCGACAGCGTGGGCCTCGGCAAAACCTTCGAGGCCCTGGCGATCATCAAGTACCACGAGCTGCGCAACGATCGCGTGCTGGTACTGGCACCCAAGCGCTTGCGCGACAACTGGACGCTCTACAAGGCCAACGACAAGCGCAACGTCCTGGCGGCCGACCGCTTCAACTACGATGTCCTGAACCACACCGATCTCTCGCGCGACGGCGGCACGTCTGGCGACATCGATCTGTCGCACGTGAACTGGGGCAACTACGACCTGGTGGTGATCGATGAGTCCCACAACTTCCGCAATAAGGCCACGCACAAGGGCAAGGAGTCCCGCTACGACCGTCTGATGCGACGGATCATCAAGGAAGGTGTCAAGACACGGGTCTTGATGCTGTCGGCCACGCCCGTCAATAACCGCCTGGCCGACCTGCGCAACCAGATCGCCTTCGTCACGGAGGGCGACGACACCGCCTTGCTGGAACACGGCATCGCCAGCATCGAGGCGACCACCCGCAAGGCGCAGACCCAGTTCAACCGCTGGTTGAACCTCGACGAGTCCGAGAAGACACCCGCGAGGCTGGTCGAGATGCTGGGCTTCGACTACTTCACCCTACTGGATCACCTCACCATCGCCCGCTCGCGCAAGCACATCGAGAAGTACTACGGCACCAGCGAGACGGGCCGCTTCCCGGATCGTCTGCCACCGATCAACATTAAGGCCGACGTGGACCGTGCCGGCGAGTTCCGCAGCATCCGGGACATCAACCTAGAGATCCGGCGGCTCAATCTGGCCAGCTATGCGCCATTGCGCTACGTCCTGCCCCACAAACAGGCCGCCTATGACGCGAAGTACAGCACTCAGATCCGCGGGGGTGAAAGCTTCTTCCGCCAGGTGGACCGCGAAGAGAGCCTGATCCACCTCCTGCGAGTCAACGTGCTCAAGCGCATGGAAAGCGCGGTGTCTTCCTTCACCCTGACCGTCGAGCGCCAGCTTCGCGACGTGGAGACCATGCTCGCACGCATTGAGGCTTCTGCTTCCGACATCGAGGAAATCGACATCGCCGACGTCGACATCGATGACCCCGCCTTCGAGACCTTGCTGGTCGGGCGCAAGGTCAAGGTACTGCTCAGCGACGTCGACCTCATCCGTTGGAAACAAGACCTGATCGAAGACCGTAACCGTCTGGCCACCCTGCTGGCCGCAGCCAAGCAGGTCGATGCTGCCCGGGACGCCAAGCTGGCCGCCTTGCGCAACATGATCGAGGACAAATGCCGCAACCCGATCAATGCCGGCAACCGCAAGTTCATCGTCTTCACCGCCTTCGCGGACACCGCCGAATACCTCTACGCGCAACTGGCGCCGTGGGCGAAGGCCACGCTCGGCATCGAGTCGGCGCTCGTTACCGGTTCGGGCCGAAATCAGAGCACGCTGCCACATCTGCGCAAGGACCTGGCGTCCATCCTTACGGCGTTCTCGCCGCGCTCCAAGGAGCGGCCGGCGGATTTGGCCGACGAGGGCGAGCTGGACCTGCTCTTCGCCACCGACTGCATTTCCGAAGGCCAGAACCTGCAGGACTGCGACTGGCTGATCAACTACGACATCCACTGGAACCCGGTGCGCATCATCCAGCGCTTCGGCCGGATCGACCGCATCGGCTCGCCCAACGAACGCATCCAGCTGGTTAACTTCTGGCCCAACATGGAGCTGGAGGAATACATCAATCTGGAACAGCGCGTCAGCGGCCGCATGGTGCTGCTCGACGTCTCCGCCACCGGTGAGGAAAACCTCATCGAGCAACAGTCCGGCAACCCGATGAACGATCTGGAGTACCGGCGCAAGCAGCTGCTCAAGCTGCAGGACACGGTAATCGACCTGGAAGACCTGTCCACCGGCGTATCAATTACCGACCTGACGCTCACCGACTTCCGCATCGATCTGGCCCAGCACCTCAAGGCGCATCCCGGCAAACTGGACAAGCAGCCGCTGGGGGCCTACGCCGTCACCACCAGCATCGACGCCGACATTCCGCCTGGTGTGATCTTCTGCCTGCGCGCCGAGGGCCCGGCGGCACACAAAGCCAAGGAATCGGACTACCCCTTGGCACCCCATTACCTCGTCCATGTCGGCGACGACGGTGCCGTGTTGCTGCCCTACACGCAGGCCAAACGCATTCTCGACCGGCTCAAGCGCCTGGCGCTGGGTCGCGACCTGCCCGACGCTGGCGCCTGCGCCCGCTTCGACAAAGCCACCAAGCACGGCGAAGACATGCGCCATGCGCAAAAGCTGCTCGCAGCAAGCGTAGCGTCGGTTGTCGGCAAGAACGAGGAACGCGCAGTGGCCAGTCTGTTTTCGCCAGGCGGCACGCATGCAATCAAAGGCGAGTTCGCCGGAAGCAATGACTTTGAAGTGTTGGCATTCATGGTAGCGCTGTCCCAAGAGTGA
- a CDS encoding PFL_4703 family integrating conjugative element protein translates to MSRFKNEVAHLQAHVKTLRLGAGALFVVALLLGFGWWSAPKSLTIHVPPDLRSGSTRKWWDVPPESVYAFSFYIWQQVQRWPTNGEEDYPRNLRALSAYLTPSCRAFLQQDYEYRRASGELRQRVRGIYEIPGRGYGDDPAVRVKVVSDRDWIVTLDVSADEYYGSEQVKRALVRYPIKVVRLDIDPEHNPFGLALDCYASAPQRIETPPTPSQAGAPANASGHLQGDSP, encoded by the coding sequence ATGAGCCGTTTCAAGAACGAGGTTGCGCACCTGCAGGCGCATGTGAAGACGCTGCGCCTGGGGGCCGGCGCGCTGTTCGTGGTGGCGCTGCTGCTCGGCTTCGGTTGGTGGAGTGCGCCGAAGAGTCTGACCATCCATGTGCCGCCGGACCTGCGCTCGGGCAGCACGCGCAAGTGGTGGGACGTGCCGCCCGAGAGCGTGTATGCCTTCTCGTTCTACATCTGGCAGCAGGTGCAGCGCTGGCCCACGAACGGCGAAGAAGACTATCCGCGCAACCTGCGCGCGCTGTCGGCCTACCTGACGCCGAGCTGCCGGGCCTTCCTGCAACAGGACTACGAGTACCGGCGCGCCAGTGGCGAGCTGCGTCAGCGCGTGCGCGGCATCTACGAGATTCCCGGTCGCGGCTACGGCGACGATCCGGCCGTGCGCGTCAAGGTGGTTTCCGATCGCGATTGGATCGTCACGCTCGATGTGAGCGCGGACGAATACTACGGCTCCGAGCAGGTCAAGCGCGCCCTGGTGCGCTACCCCATCAAGGTCGTCCGGCTGGACATCGACCCCGAGCACAACCCCTTCGGCCTGGCGCTGGACTGCTACGCCAGCGCACCCCAGCGCATCGAAACGCCGCCGACGCCGAGCCAGGCCGGCGCGCCCGCCAACGCCTCCGGCCACCTGCAGGGAGACTCTCCATGA
- a CDS encoding RAQPRD family integrative conjugative element protein, producing the protein MTPLGNPTTPCRRVPALALALTIALAGASPASAGDATAEHEQLAALARQLNLIDRLAEHAANTAPQERARYHFDYVRLRADLKRVRVGLQDYLVPQRAQPRDPVPLAGDYVRRDRADDEEPSP; encoded by the coding sequence ATGACACCCCTTGGCAACCCGACGACCCCCTGCCGCCGTGTGCCGGCCCTGGCCTTGGCGCTGACCATCGCGCTGGCCGGCGCATCGCCCGCATCGGCCGGCGATGCCACCGCTGAACACGAGCAACTGGCGGCCCTCGCCCGCCAGCTCAACCTGATCGACCGCCTCGCCGAGCACGCCGCCAATACCGCTCCGCAGGAGCGCGCCCGCTACCACTTCGACTACGTCCGACTGCGCGCAGACCTGAAGCGCGTTCGCGTCGGCCTGCAGGACTACCTCGTACCCCAGCGCGCCCAGCCGCGCGATCCCGTCCCGCTGGCCGGCGATTACGTCCGCCGCGACCGCGCCGACGATGAGGAGCCGTCGCCATGA
- a CDS encoding TIGR03750 family conjugal transfer protein, whose amino-acid sequence MADPSETPSDTLVTFLPHRLNRQPVVVRGLTADELWICAGLSAAAGFALGLPLAWLTHSIAMVPTLIVAGIALGVFVGGGFLRAQKRGRPDTWLYRQLQWRLALRHPALAALLGGQRLITRSGYWTTRRNADRGAP is encoded by the coding sequence ATGGCCGACCCTTCGGAGACCCCGAGCGACACGCTGGTGACCTTCCTGCCGCACCGGCTGAACCGCCAGCCGGTGGTCGTGCGCGGGCTGACCGCCGACGAGTTGTGGATCTGCGCCGGCCTGTCGGCCGCAGCCGGGTTCGCGCTCGGCCTGCCGCTGGCCTGGCTCACGCACAGCATCGCCATGGTGCCCACGCTGATCGTCGCCGGCATCGCGTTGGGCGTCTTTGTCGGCGGCGGCTTCCTGCGCGCGCAGAAGCGCGGCCGGCCCGACACCTGGCTGTACCGGCAGCTCCAGTGGCGGCTGGCCCTGCGGCACCCGGCGCTGGCAGCGCTCCTGGGCGGGCAGCGCCTCATCACCCGCTCGGGCTACTGGACTACCCGGCGCAACGCCGATCGAGGTGCGCCATGA
- a CDS encoding TIGR03745 family integrating conjugative element membrane protein: MNTPPTSHRIPSRIAAPLLPLALAGLPLSAFAQGLPTMEDPSRGQGSGILQTLQNYGYDIVLLIALLVVASMFVGVCYHAYTRYSEIHTGRATWGQFGLTVAVGAILLVVGIWLLTKATGVL, from the coding sequence ATGAACACGCCACCGACATCCCATCGCATTCCGTCCCGCATCGCCGCGCCGCTGCTGCCGCTGGCGCTCGCGGGCCTGCCGCTGTCGGCCTTCGCGCAGGGCCTGCCGACCATGGAGGACCCTTCGCGCGGCCAGGGCAGCGGCATCCTGCAGACCTTGCAGAACTACGGCTACGACATCGTGCTGCTGATCGCGCTGCTCGTGGTCGCCTCGATGTTCGTCGGTGTCTGCTATCACGCCTACACACGCTACTCGGAGATCCACACCGGCCGCGCCACCTGGGGCCAGTTCGGCCTGACGGTCGCCGTGGGCGCGATCCTCCTGGTGGTCGGCATCTGGCTGCTCACCAAGGCCACCGGCGTGCTGTGA
- a CDS encoding TIGR03749 family integrating conjugative element protein, producing the protein MKPVALSALAGVLLILGFVPASQAVEILRWERLPLPVPLVVGQERVVFIDRNVRVGVPASVGDHLRVQSAGGAIYLRASEPIPPTRLQLQDVESGALILLDIAAEPAKDGQAPLEPVRIVEAEAPAKRYGGGAASGADEQVDAPADKSVPQRETPVPVVLTRYAAQNLYAPLRTVEPVAGIGRVNLRRGLALDTLLPTLPVRARALAAWRLEDQWVTAVRLTNAAARWLDLDPRALQGNFVAATFQHPNLGPAGTPSDTTVLYLVTRGHGLAESLLPALSPIDATVNLPPAAAAGSTGGARDEE; encoded by the coding sequence ATGAAGCCCGTTGCCTTGTCGGCCCTGGCCGGCGTCCTGCTGATCCTCGGTTTCGTGCCGGCCAGCCAGGCCGTGGAAATCCTGCGCTGGGAGCGGCTGCCCCTGCCGGTGCCGCTGGTGGTCGGTCAGGAGCGCGTGGTCTTCATCGACCGCAATGTGCGCGTCGGCGTGCCGGCCAGCGTCGGCGACCACCTGCGCGTGCAGAGTGCCGGCGGCGCGATCTACCTGCGGGCGAGCGAGCCGATTCCGCCCACGCGGCTGCAACTGCAGGACGTGGAATCCGGGGCGCTGATCCTGCTCGACATCGCCGCCGAGCCGGCGAAGGACGGCCAGGCGCCACTGGAGCCGGTGCGCATCGTGGAAGCGGAAGCCCCCGCGAAGCGCTACGGCGGCGGCGCAGCAAGCGGCGCGGACGAGCAGGTCGATGCGCCCGCAGACAAATCCGTTCCCCAGCGCGAAACGCCGGTACCGGTCGTGCTGACGCGCTATGCCGCACAAAACCTGTACGCGCCGCTGCGCACCGTCGAGCCGGTCGCCGGCATCGGGCGCGTAAACCTGCGCCGCGGCCTCGCGCTGGACACCTTGCTGCCGACGCTGCCGGTACGCGCGCGGGCACTGGCCGCGTGGCGCCTGGAAGACCAGTGGGTGACGGCCGTGCGACTCACCAACGCCGCCGCGCGCTGGCTCGACCTCGACCCGCGCGCCCTGCAGGGGAACTTCGTGGCGGCGACCTTCCAGCATCCGAACCTGGGCCCGGCCGGCACCCCGTCCGACACCACGGTGCTCTACCTGGTCACGCGCGGCCACGGCCTGGCCGAGTCGCTGCTGCCGGCGCTGAGCCCGATCGATGCCACCGTGAACCTGCCGCCGGCCGCCGCGGCCGGCTCGACCGGGGGAGCGCGCGATGAAGAGTAA
- a CDS encoding AAA family ATPase codes for MASGKLLRQLIKSGVQGDLARFRSASEAVIKEEREKNHHLLANDLEHLLYGDQAKPGPGSRRLHAVTDLPTNKDNGLALLEERAVIREEKDIILSDATKSALDEILMEHNRADVLRSFGMHPAQKLLFCGPPGCGKTLAAEVIAHSLSMPLVLVRLDSLISSFLGETAANLRKVFDYVASQPVVALFDEFDALTKDRGDSADHGELKRSVNAVLQMMDGYRGESILIATTNYESLLDKAVWRRFDEVLRFELPSLEQIKRLLSLKLSGIRRNFEADDGQVASQFKGMSHADIERVLRRAVKEMILSGREFLEKAHVDTALAREYRHKS; via the coding sequence ATGGCTAGCGGAAAATTGCTCAGGCAATTGATCAAATCCGGCGTACAAGGGGATCTCGCCAGATTCCGTTCCGCCTCCGAAGCGGTCATCAAGGAAGAGCGCGAGAAGAACCATCATCTGCTCGCCAACGATCTCGAGCACCTGCTTTACGGCGATCAGGCCAAACCCGGTCCTGGCTCCCGCAGGCTGCATGCCGTGACCGATCTGCCCACGAACAAGGACAATGGTCTGGCGCTGCTCGAAGAGCGTGCCGTGATTCGAGAGGAAAAGGACATCATCCTCTCGGACGCCACGAAGTCGGCGCTGGATGAGATTCTGATGGAACACAACCGTGCCGATGTGTTGCGATCCTTTGGGATGCACCCCGCGCAGAAGCTCTTGTTTTGTGGGCCGCCGGGTTGCGGCAAGACGCTGGCTGCGGAGGTCATCGCGCACAGCTTGTCGATGCCACTGGTTCTGGTTCGGCTCGATTCGCTTATTTCGTCCTTCCTGGGTGAAACGGCGGCCAATCTGCGCAAAGTGTTCGACTACGTGGCGAGTCAGCCGGTGGTGGCGCTCTTCGACGAATTCGATGCGCTGACCAAAGATCGTGGCGACAGCGCCGATCACGGCGAGCTGAAGCGCTCCGTGAACGCAGTCCTGCAGATGATGGACGGCTACCGTGGGGAGAGCATCCTCATCGCCACGACCAACTACGAGTCCCTGCTGGACAAGGCGGTGTGGCGGCGTTTCGACGAGGTTCTGCGTTTCGAGCTGCCCAGTCTGGAGCAGATCAAACGCCTGCTGTCATTGAAGCTATCCGGCATTCGCCGAAATTTCGAGGCGGACGACGGCCAAGTTGCCTCGCAGTTCAAAGGAATGTCCCATGCCGACATCGAGCGCGTACTGCGCCGGGCCGTGAAGGAGATGATCCTTTCGGGGCGAGAATTCCTTGAGAAGGCC
- a CDS encoding TIGR03758 family integrating conjugative element protein, which produces MTPSADQVAAFQANGGFAPSAVSAVVLGFVFAVLLLWGVWAMRTAYVGWAEHRITERQFLAVVLRFVAMYLVLTFFLLS; this is translated from the coding sequence ATGACGCCCTCTGCCGATCAGGTCGCCGCCTTCCAGGCCAACGGCGGCTTTGCGCCTTCGGCCGTCTCTGCCGTGGTGCTGGGCTTCGTGTTCGCCGTGTTGCTGCTGTGGGGCGTGTGGGCCATGCGCACCGCCTACGTCGGCTGGGCCGAGCACCGCATCACTGAACGTCAGTTCCTCGCCGTCGTCTTGCGCTTCGTGGCGATGTACCTGGTGCTGACCTTCTTCCTCCTCTCCTGA